A segment of the Gossypium hirsutum isolate 1008001.06 chromosome D10, Gossypium_hirsutum_v2.1, whole genome shotgun sequence genome:
AAGCTAGCTGAACTATTAGCCCTCGCCGGTTTCAAGCTCACTTTCCTCAATTCCCACCATAACCATGAACGCCTGATCAAGTTCACCAACATTGTTGCCTATTTTAAAAGATACCCAGGGTTCGAACTCAAGACCATAACCGATGGTCTTCCTCTTGATCATCCCAGATCAGGGAATTGGTTCCTTGAGACGTATGAAGAAGCCATTAAAATGAAAATCAAGCAGAGGTTTAGAGAGATGTTGATGAATAGCAATCCACCGGTGGATTGTGTAATTGCAGATGGGTTTTCTGGGTTTGCCATTGATGTTGCGAATGAGCTTGGGATCCCCATCATTGGTTTTCGTACCAGCAGTCCTCGTAGTTTCTGGGTTTATTATTCTATTACTGATATAATCAAAGCTGGGGAGCTTCCTATCAGAGGTAAAATCAAccttcttttttatcaaatttgttttcatttcaatGATGTTTACTACTGTTTCTAATCTAGAATTGTAGGAACTCTAATTAGTAAGAATGGCATGGTAATCAATTGGATAATTTGGGTCACTCTTGGTTGGATTAATTTGTATTTTAAGATTGTTGATTCGTTTCGAATTTGGATATTTTAATTTGGGTTATTTTGAGTTGTGATTTAGATTTTGAGTCATTCGGGTTTAACTCTTAAGCTCATGTTCATTGTTGATTTCAAATCCAAATCATTCTGGATTTTCAGTAAGGTTTTTCGAGTTGGGTCTGTTTTGGTTTTTCTTcatatagatttaatttttgatttcaattatttttaatttgagaaATATAAGGTTTGATTTATTCAGGTTTACAGTAAGATTTTTTAGGTTGGGTCTAGTTCTTGTCTACGCTGGAATGATTGATCTCCTAAAACAAGTTTTAAATGTAAATTTCTATACATAAACTTGCTTAGGTTGAtgggtttttgttaaaatatggAAGGAAGTGAAGACATGGACAGGTTGATAACAACAGTGCCAGGCATGGAAACTTATCTTCGATGTCGAGATCTTCCTAGTTTTTGTCGAAAATCGGACATTGAAGATTCAACTGTTCAACTTATTGTTAAACAAACACGAAAAAGCACTGAAGCCGACGCCTTGATATTCAACACCACTGACGAGCTCGACGGACCTATACTATCTCAAATACGCACTAAATGCGCTAACATCTACCCCATTGGACCCTTACATGCTCAATTAAACACAAAACTCAAGGCAAAACATGGAGAATCATTTGATCAATTTTCGAATGCCCTTCGGGAAGAGGATAAAAGCTGCATTCCTTGGCTCGATAAGCAACCATATCGATCTGTTATCTACGTAAGTTTTGGTAGCATTACAAGCACGTCAAGGGATCAACTCGTAGAGCTTTGGTATGGACTTCTTAACAGTAAAACGAAGTTCTTGTTTGTTGTAAGGCCAGATTCCGTGATTGGAAAAGATGGTGAAGGGGAGGATGTTGTAAAAGAGCTTATGGAGAAGAGTAAGGATCGAGGCTACATTGTTGATTGGGCACCGCAAGAGGTGGTCTTGAACCACCAGGCGGTCGGTGGGTTCTTGACGCATAGCGGGTGGAACTCAACTTTAGAGAGCATCGTTGCCGGGGTGCCTATGGTTTGTTGGCCGTACTTTGCCGATCAACAAGTGACTAGTAGGGTTGTGAGTAGGGTGTGGAAAATAGGGTTGGATATGAAGGATGTATGCGATAGGAAGATAGTGGAGAACATGGTGAACGATGTGATGGTGGATCGAAAGGAGTTCGTGAATTCGGCAACAGACATGGCTAAGGTAATCAACCAATGTGTTAGTATTGGTGGGTCTTCTTCTAATAATTTGGACCGTCTAATTGAAGATATTAGAATGAAGAGATTGAAAACCACCAAAAGATTATAGTTTCATAAGgaaataatttacttaaaaacATGTTTGAGGGGTGTTTTAATGTGATTTATGTTCTTCTATCAAAATTTAAAGGCAACGAATCAGATAtctataatttttgtaaaatttgaatatgtatatatatatataataaacttcACTTTATCGGTTTATGCTATACCACGCACGTGGGTTTTTTTACTTGGTATAATGATTAATTTAGTTTTCAATGTTAATagcttttattttcaatttgactttatctttattcttatttttaaattaaatttaactcttaaccttttaaaaagagttgaATCATTTTTTTTTAACGAAAGACTTagacattaattttttaacaatgcTGGTGTAGCGACATGCATGGCAATTCACATGTAATTCATACGAACATGGCATTGTTTGTTTTATATGTCACATCaacaaaataacttaaaatttataaaaatactcaaaattcaaaagaaattataaaaagttcataaaattcaagaaaaaaaattagtattaaGTACATGTGGATTATCATGCagattttcatgtttaaaaatttaacattttactcagcatttttgttttaaaacaataaTTCAACTTTTTGTGAAAGATTGATGGTTAAATTCGATTCTTTTCAAAAGGTTAAGGGTCAAATTTAgctcaaaagaaaaataataaaggtcAAATTagcaaaatatataaaacttgagatttaaatttaaattattcctATTATTATTTGAGTAACCAAATCACTAAAACAAACAAGTAGCATAACATTAGAAATTGGATAAAATTAACTAAAGCTCCCCCCAAAGATTTTATTAACTAGGGATTGAGAGGCTTATTCACAATCTTTTAATGAGTACGAAAAGTAAGTGATTCCAATGATAAAATGTGATGAACCAAGCTATCTAGTGCTTGTTTTGAAGACCCACTTTCACTCAAGCAAAGATTTGATTTCTCCTTTAAATTCAACATTCTCTCCCTTATATT
Coding sequences within it:
- the LOC107942667 gene encoding 7-deoxyloganetic acid glucosyl transferase gives rise to the protein MEMDSPSQSRPPHVVIFPLPLQGHINSMIKLAELLALAGFKLTFLNSHHNHERLIKFTNIVAYFKRYPGFELKTITDGLPLDHPRSGNWFLETYEEAIKMKIKQRFREMLMNSNPPVDCVIADGFSGFAIDVANELGIPIIGFRTSSPRSFWVYYSITDIIKAGELPIRGSEDMDRLITTVPGMETYLRCRDLPSFCRKSDIEDSTVQLIVKQTRKSTEADALIFNTTDELDGPILSQIRTKCANIYPIGPLHAQLNTKLKAKHGESFDQFSNALREEDKSCIPWLDKQPYRSVIYVSFGSITSTSRDQLVELWYGLLNSKTKFLFVVRPDSVIGKDGEGEDVVKELMEKSKDRGYIVDWAPQEVVLNHQAVGGFLTHSGWNSTLESIVAGVPMVCWPYFADQQVTSRVVSRVWKIGLDMKDVCDRKIVENMVNDVMVDRKEFVNSATDMAKVINQCVSIGGSSSNNLDRLIEDIRMKRLKTTKRL